In Trichomycterus rosablanca isolate fTriRos1 chromosome 4, fTriRos1.hap1, whole genome shotgun sequence, one DNA window encodes the following:
- the mad2l1 gene encoding mitotic spindle assembly checkpoint protein MAD2A gives MSKTLQGITLKGSAELVAEFFSFGINSILYQRGIYPAETFTHVTKYDMSLQLTTDPKLNTYLTNVVTQLKEWLFDCTVQKLVMVITCLETNEVLERWQFDIECDKTAKESSAPREKSMKAIQEEIRSVIRQITATVTFLPLLETACAFDLLIYTDKDLEVPEQWEESGPQLIDQSEEVRLRSFTTSIHKVNSMVAYKRTNSM, from the exons ATGTCCAAAACATTACAGGGAATTACACTGAAGGGAAGCGCTGAGCTGGTTGCCGagttcttct CATTCGGAATAAACAGCATCTTATACCAGCGAGGGATCTATCCTGCAGAGACTTTCACCCATGTCACAAAGTACGACATGAGTCTTCAGCTTACTACAGACCCCAAACTAAATACCTACCTGACCAACGTGGTGACGCAGCTTAAAG AGTGGCTGTTTGATTGCACAGTGCAGAAGCTGGTGATGGTAATCACATGTCTTGAGACGAATGAGGTCCTGGAGCGATGGCAGTTTGACATAGAATGCGACAAGACAGCCAAGGAGAGCAG TGCTCCCCGGGAGAAGTCTATGAAAGCCATTCAGGAAGAAATCCGCTCTGTTATCAGACAAATCACAGCCACTGTCACCTTCTTGCCTTTACTGGAAACTGCCT GTGCCTTTGACCTACTGATCTACACAGATAAAGATCTGGAGGTCCCAGAGCAGTGGGAAGAGTCTGGGCCACAGCTTATCGATCAATCCGAAGAGGTCCGGCTTCGCTCTTTCACCACCTCCATCCACAAGGTCAACAGTATGGTTGCATACAAAAGAACAAACTCCATGTAA